The Flavobacterium piscisymbiosum genome includes a region encoding these proteins:
- a CDS encoding YchJ family protein has product MENKCFCDTGLLFKDCCGLYLENNQKAPTALALMRSRFSAYATHNADYLMETTYISERKYYSKAEILKWATSNKWQKLEIISFTENTVEFKAYFFDSNHQPQVHYEFSTFRFENNAW; this is encoded by the coding sequence ATGGAGAATAAGTGCTTTTGCGATACAGGTTTATTATTTAAAGATTGCTGCGGATTGTATCTCGAAAACAATCAAAAAGCACCAACAGCTTTGGCTTTGATGCGCTCAAGATTTTCGGCGTATGCCACTCATAATGCCGATTATCTTATGGAAACAACATACATTTCTGAACGAAAATATTATTCGAAAGCAGAAATCCTAAAATGGGCAACAAGCAATAAATGGCAGAAACTGGAGATTATAAGTTTTACTGAAAATACAGTAGAATTTAAAGCCTATTTCTTCGATTCAAACCATCAGCCTCAGGTACATTACGAATTTTCAACCTTCAGATTCGAAAATAATGCCTGGTAA
- a CDS encoding KTSC domain-containing protein produces the protein MKKIVEYRKLLNVDKTAELKDLKTIYRNAMKESHPDKFQGDDAGLKEAEEKSKAIIEAYHFLVSINPETIKANLPEYTETIATSSITDYKFVEGRLIIDFSNGSVYEYISVPKATYVKMVNADSPGRFAKRHILNSFTWRKKTNQE, from the coding sequence ATGAAAAAAATAGTTGAATACCGCAAGTTACTAAACGTAGACAAAACTGCAGAGTTAAAAGATTTAAAAACAATCTATCGTAATGCGATGAAAGAATCTCATCCTGATAAATTTCAAGGTGATGACGCAGGTTTGAAAGAAGCAGAAGAAAAAAGTAAGGCTATTATTGAGGCTTATCACTTTTTGGTAAGTATTAATCCTGAGACGATTAAAGCAAATTTACCTGAATACACAGAGACTATCGCAACTTCATCAATTACTGATTATAAATTTGTTGAAGGTCGTTTGATCATCGATTTTTCTAACGGAAGTGTTTACGAATACATTAGTGTTCCTAAAGCAACTTACGTGAAAATGGTAAATGCTGATTCTCCTGGAAGATTCGCAAAAAGACACATTTTGAACTCTTTTACATGGAGAAAGAAAACAAATCAAGAATAG
- a CDS encoding DUF4369 domain-containing protein translates to MKKILFLLTASVAIISCSKVKDGEYLITGTATGIENGKTIILQGQDPTTKMAVSLDTVKVENGKFEIKGKVTEPAFHTLILQGANGPIPFILETGEIAITIDKDSIHKSKVSGTYNNDEYVKFNEDLTKTQKSLVDFQKKNTQKMQQAQQAQDTATINGLMKQYMTLQTEVQANSKKKYLAYAETHPKAYISALIIQSMVSDPSADIKKTESLYNALDESVKNTAPGKEIKTKLGQAKLPAVGASAAPVGSPN, encoded by the coding sequence ATGAAAAAAATACTTTTTTTACTAACCGCTTCTGTAGCGATTATTTCATGCAGTAAAGTTAAAGACGGAGAATACCTAATTACAGGAACTGCAACAGGTATTGAAAACGGAAAAACAATCATTCTACAAGGTCAGGACCCAACGACTAAAATGGCAGTATCATTGGATACAGTAAAAGTTGAAAACGGAAAATTCGAAATAAAAGGAAAAGTAACTGAACCAGCTTTTCATACTTTAATCCTTCAAGGTGCAAACGGACCAATTCCTTTTATATTAGAAACTGGAGAAATTGCTATTACAATTGATAAAGATAGTATTCATAAATCTAAAGTTTCTGGAACTTATAACAATGATGAGTACGTGAAATTTAATGAGGATTTAACTAAAACTCAAAAAAGCTTAGTTGATTTTCAGAAAAAGAATACTCAAAAAATGCAACAAGCTCAACAAGCTCAGGATACAGCAACTATCAACGGTTTGATGAAACAATACATGACGCTTCAAACTGAAGTTCAGGCTAACTCTAAAAAGAAATATTTAGCTTACGCTGAAACTCACCCAAAAGCTTACATCTCTGCTTTGATTATTCAAAGTATGGTTTCTGACCCAAGCGCTGATATTAAAAAAACAGAGAGCTTATACAATGCTTTAGATGAGTCTGTAAAAAATACTGCTCCTGGAAAAGAAATTAAAACAAAACTAGGTCAGGCAAAATTACCTGCAGTTGGTGCATCAGCAGCTCCTGTTGGCAGCCCTAACTGA
- a CDS encoding TonB-dependent receptor, translated as MKHFSILLLLVFFTISSLSAQENSKTNKNNEKDKNANTKSQDSVLTDKSSADNELQEIVVSASRKAEILDEVPSSVTLLSTKQIQQQLSISSNLSDILGATVPGLGFTTNRTQNLGQTLRGRRVLVMIDGIPQSTPLRDGAKDMRSLDPTVLDRVEVIKGATAIYGNGADGGLINYITKKANTDKAISGSTELGTAFSLIKPKGTAGFFVSQLFTGKVKKLDYVVSGRYEETGLYRDAKGRVLSPEYGMNDLKNWNVFAKIGYDFNDNNRLEFMYNYFESTQHTNYIAKAGVYGNFDSPTTGVKGQRPGDPEGTPYNHNASLSYIGKNLIGKTDLNATLYFQDYLTLINYSDFFENNGQPATQSKKFGFRLNLNTPYEFSSLISGNLTYGLDILSDITDTHLTDDRVVIPEMSMTNLAPYFQLKNMFGPNLVLKTGLRLENVKIDVPDYTTIGIRNYVNGTYVGGGIAINGGALDFNALMFNAGLRYTKWSLFKPFVSFSQSFSVADLGLVLRAAKENTVSNTSIKAVTANNYEFGFSGSFDKLSYEGAVYYSTSKLGASYVYIDGNPQISRSPEKIYGFELSAKYRLHPKVDIGANYSFTEGKRELADKKVYLGGDRINPPKIAAYTVFRPLEAWSIFLQMTSTTGRDRFEPVNGAYTYGTGPIKSFTAFNLSSSYTFREKSTLRFGVENLFNKDYYTVISQWQSNNMNYVKENGTRLTISFTQAF; from the coding sequence ATGAAGCATTTTTCTATTTTACTCCTACTAGTGTTCTTTACTATAAGTTCACTTTCTGCACAAGAGAATTCTAAAACCAATAAAAATAACGAAAAAGATAAAAACGCAAATACAAAAAGCCAAGATAGCGTCTTAACAGATAAGTCATCAGCTGATAATGAATTACAGGAAATTGTCGTTTCTGCATCAAGAAAGGCAGAAATTTTAGATGAAGTTCCTTCTTCTGTTACTCTATTATCAACAAAACAAATACAACAGCAATTAAGTATAAGTTCTAATCTTAGTGATATCCTTGGCGCAACGGTGCCGGGTCTTGGTTTTACAACTAACAGGACTCAAAATTTAGGACAGACTCTGCGTGGTCGTCGTGTATTGGTAATGATTGATGGCATTCCGCAATCTACACCTTTAAGAGATGGGGCAAAAGATATGCGCTCTCTTGATCCTACTGTGTTAGATCGTGTAGAAGTAATAAAAGGCGCAACTGCTATTTATGGTAATGGTGCAGATGGAGGTTTGATTAACTATATTACTAAAAAAGCGAATACAGACAAAGCAATAAGCGGATCAACAGAGCTGGGAACAGCTTTCTCTCTTATTAAACCTAAAGGAACAGCTGGCTTCTTTGTTTCTCAACTCTTTACAGGAAAAGTAAAGAAATTAGATTACGTTGTAAGTGGACGTTATGAAGAGACTGGACTTTATCGCGATGCTAAAGGCCGTGTACTTTCTCCAGAATACGGAATGAATGATCTTAAAAACTGGAACGTTTTTGCGAAAATTGGTTACGACTTTAATGATAATAATCGATTGGAATTCATGTATAATTACTTCGAAAGTACCCAGCATACAAATTACATTGCAAAAGCTGGAGTTTATGGCAATTTTGATTCTCCAACTACGGGAGTTAAAGGACAACGCCCCGGAGATCCGGAAGGAACGCCTTATAATCATAATGCCAGTTTAAGTTATATTGGGAAGAATTTAATTGGAAAAACAGATCTTAATGCTACTCTTTATTTTCAGGATTACCTTACCCTAATTAATTATAGTGACTTTTTTGAAAACAATGGACAGCCTGCTACACAGAGTAAGAAATTTGGTTTTCGCCTGAATTTAAATACTCCTTATGAGTTTAGTTCTCTTATTTCAGGTAATTTAACTTATGGATTGGATATACTTTCAGACATAACAGATACACATCTTACTGATGACAGGGTAGTAATTCCTGAAATGAGTATGACAAACCTGGCACCGTATTTTCAGCTTAAAAATATGTTTGGACCAAACTTAGTATTAAAAACTGGCTTAAGGCTTGAAAATGTAAAGATCGATGTGCCGGATTATACCACAATTGGTATTCGTAATTATGTAAACGGAACTTATGTTGGCGGTGGTATTGCAATAAATGGCGGGGCACTAGATTTTAATGCACTTATGTTTAATGCGGGACTGCGTTATACAAAATGGTCTTTATTTAAACCTTTTGTAAGTTTCTCTCAAAGTTTTAGCGTCGCCGATTTAGGTTTGGTTCTGCGTGCTGCAAAAGAAAATACAGTAAGCAATACTTCGATAAAAGCGGTTACGGCAAATAATTATGAATTTGGATTCTCAGGATCTTTTGATAAACTTTCTTATGAAGGCGCTGTTTATTACAGTACTTCAAAATTAGGAGCTTCGTATGTTTACATTGATGGTAATCCGCAGATTTCACGTTCACCTGAAAAAATTTATGGTTTTGAATTGTCAGCAAAGTATCGTCTTCATCCAAAAGTTGATATTGGAGCCAATTATTCCTTTACTGAAGGAAAACGTGAACTTGCAGACAAAAAAGTATATTTAGGAGGTGATCGTATAAATCCGCCTAAAATAGCAGCTTATACCGTTTTCAGACCACTTGAAGCGTGGTCTATATTTTTGCAAATGACAAGTACAACAGGAAGAGACAGATTTGAACCTGTTAATGGGGCTTATACTTATGGAACAGGACCAATTAAATCTTTCACCGCTTTTAACCTTTCTTCTAGTTATACTTTCAGAGAAAAAAGCACTTTACGTTTTGGCGTTGAGAACCTCTTCAATAAAGACTATTATACTGTAATCTCGCAATGGCAGTCTAATAATATGAACTATGTGAAGGAAAACGGTACTCGCCTGACTATTAGTTTTACTCAGGCATTTTAA
- a CDS encoding DUF1826 domain-containing protein produces MSDTFSDNNQIGIVSTFSQLVHTNFKGEMNALCWYRNLDGDFNEIVTKLGLKENITEVYPEDLIALQLSEKGNIAREIILNDLKLLTDFGASPSLNLLKCYDRDDEFDFISTDVYSFHVDRSPIATDTFLCTYHGAASDIISNSQAEQKILIPEIRSKLKELHDGPTEEFENFLKENYFDLHYKVNEDAEPINLGVLHLWRLAVDHPKQQVLPCIHRAPIENEGEYRLLLIC; encoded by the coding sequence ATGAGCGATACATTTTCTGACAACAACCAAATTGGTATAGTATCTACTTTCTCTCAGCTTGTTCATACTAATTTTAAAGGTGAAATGAATGCGTTATGCTGGTACAGAAATTTGGATGGAGATTTTAACGAAATTGTAACCAAACTAGGTTTAAAAGAAAATATAACAGAAGTTTATCCTGAAGATCTAATCGCACTCCAACTATCCGAAAAAGGAAATATCGCAAGAGAAATAATCTTAAATGATTTAAAATTATTAACTGATTTTGGAGCTTCGCCCTCTCTTAATTTGCTGAAATGTTATGATCGTGATGATGAATTTGATTTCATATCTACTGATGTATATTCATTTCACGTTGATCGTTCGCCCATTGCAACAGATACTTTTTTATGTACTTATCATGGAGCGGCAAGTGATATTATTTCTAATTCGCAGGCAGAACAAAAAATTCTAATTCCAGAAATCAGGTCAAAACTCAAAGAACTGCATGATGGACCAACGGAAGAATTCGAAAACTTTTTGAAAGAGAATTACTTTGATTTGCATTATAAGGTAAATGAAGATGCAGAACCTATTAATTTAGGCGTATTGCATCTTTGGCGACTGGCCGTAGATCATCCAAAACAACAAGTGTTGCCTTGTATTCATAGAGCACCTATAGAAAACGAAGGAGAATATAGATTGTTGCTGATTTGTTAG
- a CDS encoding LacI family DNA-binding transcriptional regulator codes for MKHITLKELAAHLYLSPSTVSRALRDAKDVNKSTKEKVRFAAEQLGYFFNTPKLDVKSKTKTIGFIVSKTTTLFFAKVLDGVRKILYPLGYKLIILESDNNLERERENLLQLEAFNVDGIIINIYSDYNLYTCKGIITRGTPVVLFGKKRSNGSESTITIANDHITACDAFEDLINRENNRVACLMGSKAERKICEQARDYDRILNKFKIQDSSLIIETDDLQTQGGELAVKKLLEANIKFDSIFALSFWMAYGALSYLKKENIKLLEKITIVDYSGRKLTSTYSIVDPPEIVLDQPPLKIGETAAELIIDKIEENLVNHSNTISFYPGFIDMTPPEHPMVLCAGREYLYFSENSKKKKPKKEKILTSYIFE; via the coding sequence ATGAAACATATCACACTAAAAGAGTTAGCAGCACATTTGTATTTATCTCCATCAACCGTTTCCAGAGCACTTCGTGATGCCAAAGATGTAAATAAAAGTACGAAAGAAAAAGTACGATTTGCTGCAGAACAATTAGGCTATTTTTTTAATACTCCTAAGCTAGATGTGAAATCAAAAACTAAAACCATAGGATTTATAGTTTCTAAAACAACAACGCTTTTTTTTGCAAAAGTACTTGACGGAGTGCGTAAAATCCTTTATCCTCTAGGTTATAAACTGATTATTTTAGAATCGGATAATAATCTGGAACGCGAAAGAGAAAACCTTTTGCAACTTGAAGCTTTTAATGTTGATGGTATCATTATTAATATTTATAGTGATTATAATCTTTACACTTGTAAAGGAATTATAACAAGAGGTACTCCTGTTGTCTTATTTGGTAAAAAGCGTTCAAATGGATCCGAAAGCACAATAACAATTGCTAATGATCATATTACGGCTTGTGATGCATTTGAGGATTTAATAAATAGAGAAAACAATCGGGTAGCTTGCCTCATGGGATCTAAGGCAGAAAGAAAGATATGCGAACAGGCCCGTGATTATGATCGGATTTTGAATAAATTTAAAATTCAGGATTCATCACTTATTATAGAAACAGACGATTTACAAACTCAAGGAGGAGAGCTTGCCGTAAAAAAACTTCTGGAAGCAAATATTAAATTCGACAGCATTTTTGCCCTCTCCTTTTGGATGGCATACGGAGCTTTGTCTTATCTTAAAAAAGAGAATATCAAACTGCTCGAAAAAATTACTATAGTCGATTATTCAGGGCGTAAACTTACTAGTACTTATTCTATAGTAGATCCTCCAGAAATTGTTCTGGATCAGCCTCCGTTAAAAATAGGAGAAACCGCTGCAGAGTTGATAATTGACAAAATAGAAGAAAATTTGGTAAACCATAGCAACACCATTTCATTCTATCCCGGATTTATCGATATGACACCTCCGGAACACCCAATGGTACTATGTGCTGGTCGTGAATATCTGTACTTTTCTGAAAATTCTAAAAAAAAGAAACCAAAGAAAGAGAAAATTTTAACCAGTTATATATTTGAATAA
- a CDS encoding sensor histidine kinase, with amino-acid sequence MKKDLEQKIVYCDFKEALRLINKNSAFYKGSPKIELDIMKMKILTELGLYDEAFKLSQTLIASTQTNAEQQLKTHVERALIFEINDNYPSCLKELEKAEELLSKYPQLKLKNYTNFLIRKSSYYRVSGHAKEAYQLALQAKEYAAVVHDSINMPVVELILGLGNQKTNPEKELKHYQQALYLYKKQRHYEAVISMYNNLSFFYLDKKQYPIAYIYIDSALAVVSKSNVLDYKADVYKTKSKILEKLHKADSALYYYKIASEYYKKYYSEQRDLKIKELETHYNFEKEKAEKQSLKKDIKNTRILNITLLVSVLVLILFTRQLMKNKRKIENQKKKISENNTALKVSLEGKQFLVQELNHRVKNNLAVILSLIDFQKDQGKNEDYKNQFDDLYQRIKTIVIAHELYTYSVNHNEHAMVEVRNYLDKIFETHQNSNIRTFTYINNTEEIYLTVDKILSLGLLVNELVTNSVKHAQPSEDLILHLELIKTDVNEIKVCYSDNGTIFNFEKNNDSLGLLIIEGMVKQLKGNYTREKADYKIVFPND; translated from the coding sequence TTGAAAAAAGACCTTGAGCAGAAAATAGTGTATTGTGATTTTAAAGAAGCATTACGTCTTATTAATAAAAACAGTGCATTTTATAAAGGCTCGCCGAAAATAGAACTGGACATCATGAAAATGAAAATCCTTACTGAACTGGGTTTGTACGACGAAGCCTTTAAGCTTTCTCAAACCCTGATCGCCAGTACTCAAACCAACGCAGAGCAGCAACTTAAAACACATGTAGAAAGGGCACTCATTTTTGAGATTAATGATAACTATCCCTCCTGCCTTAAAGAATTAGAGAAAGCTGAGGAACTTCTTTCTAAATACCCGCAGCTGAAATTAAAAAACTATACCAATTTCTTAATTCGTAAATCTTCCTATTATAGGGTGAGCGGCCATGCAAAAGAAGCGTACCAGTTGGCTTTGCAGGCAAAAGAATATGCTGCAGTTGTACATGACTCTATAAATATGCCGGTGGTTGAGCTAATTTTAGGACTTGGAAACCAGAAAACAAATCCTGAAAAAGAATTAAAGCATTATCAACAAGCACTTTATTTATACAAAAAGCAACGCCACTATGAAGCTGTTATTTCTATGTATAATAATTTGAGTTTCTTTTATCTGGACAAAAAGCAGTATCCTATTGCATATATATATATAGATTCTGCCTTGGCTGTGGTATCTAAATCAAATGTCCTGGATTATAAAGCCGATGTTTATAAGACTAAAAGTAAGATACTGGAAAAACTGCATAAAGCAGATTCTGCCCTTTATTACTACAAGATTGCATCAGAATATTATAAAAAATATTACAGCGAACAGCGCGATCTTAAAATTAAGGAACTTGAAACGCATTATAATTTTGAAAAAGAAAAAGCAGAAAAACAGTCCCTTAAAAAAGATATCAAAAACACCCGCATCTTAAACATCACCTTGCTTGTTTCGGTTCTTGTCCTGATTTTATTTACCCGCCAGCTGATGAAGAACAAAAGAAAAATCGAAAATCAGAAGAAAAAAATCTCTGAAAACAATACCGCTCTGAAAGTCAGCCTGGAAGGAAAACAGTTTCTGGTGCAGGAATTGAATCACCGTGTCAAAAATAATCTGGCTGTAATTTTAAGCCTGATTGATTTTCAAAAAGACCAGGGAAAAAATGAAGATTACAAAAACCAATTTGATGATCTTTACCAACGCATTAAAACTATAGTGATCGCTCATGAATTGTATACTTACAGCGTGAATCATAATGAACATGCAATGGTTGAAGTTCGAAATTATCTGGATAAGATTTTTGAAACCCACCAAAACAGCAACATCAGGACATTTACATATATAAATAATACCGAAGAGATTTATCTTACTGTAGATAAAATACTCTCATTGGGACTGCTTGTAAACGAACTGGTAACGAATTCTGTAAAACATGCCCAGCCTTCAGAAGACCTTATTTTACATCTGGAACTTATAAAAACGGATGTAAACGAAATAAAAGTATGTTATTCTGACAACGGAACTATCTTTAATTTTGAAAAAAATAATGATTCTCTGGGGCTTCTGATTATTGAAGGAATGGTAAAACAATTAAAAGGAAATTATACCAGAGAAAAAGCAGACTATAAAATCGTATTTCCAAATGACTGA
- a CDS encoding response regulator transcription factor has product MTEHKSRILIVEDEVLIALSLKKMLEPIFTVETAHSYEEARMLLSHKLFDLALIDISLSGDKTGLDLAGFINAGISIPFIFTTALTDPGTLEKVTSLRPAAYLSKPVEKVNLVTAIQLALANEDSIFKIELGKQIYYFQSKDFLFAEADHVYVEIHLTSGRNQVLRTTMTYLEEVFPAKYFKRINRSTAVNPYHVTKIINDKLYIENKIFKISKNF; this is encoded by the coding sequence ATGACTGAACACAAAAGCAGAATACTAATCGTCGAAGATGAAGTTTTAATTGCACTTTCGTTAAAAAAAATGCTGGAACCTATTTTTACAGTCGAAACTGCACACAGCTATGAAGAAGCCAGAATGCTGCTCTCACATAAACTATTTGATCTTGCCTTAATCGACATTTCTCTTTCGGGAGATAAAACGGGACTTGATCTGGCAGGATTTATCAATGCCGGTATTTCGATTCCCTTTATATTTACCACAGCCCTGACCGATCCCGGCACTCTCGAAAAAGTTACTTCACTGCGGCCTGCCGCTTATCTTTCTAAACCCGTAGAAAAGGTAAACCTTGTTACTGCTATTCAACTGGCTCTGGCCAATGAAGATTCGATTTTTAAAATTGAGCTGGGAAAACAGATTTATTATTTTCAGTCGAAGGATTTTCTATTTGCCGAAGCAGATCATGTCTATGTTGAAATACATCTGACATCAGGCAGAAACCAGGTTTTAAGAACAACTATGACCTATCTTGAGGAAGTTTTTCCTGCTAAGTATTTCAAAAGAATTAACCGCAGTACTGCTGTAAATCCCTACCACGTTACAAAAATCATAAACGACAAATTATACATCGAAAATAAGATTTTTAAAATCTCCAAAAACTTCTGA
- a CDS encoding phosphatidylinositol-specific phospholipase C domain-containing protein — translation MKTTENLNQAALVKSWPNEFEITLSEDIENLQIKINDYQISKGQPWNSNLIIKKSSSKHWKISVEAGRHKTKEVANWFKSKITGGAALGCDTTTALPNELNFSFSCTLSFVLNGLPVLFSNIIIAQGNNGSNNWWIGGANLQERNNGNFLFSDNKRIKLNIHCFNVNGFNFKVSLGDWMHSLSPDSTITNLSIPGTHDTGTYHLSSADFGARCQNYDIFQQLEDGIRFLDIRLKNNDANASDPLQLYHSIYNCKVSFGEIMKSCIDFLAQHPSEVILMSVENEKSGQKISNNFIKYLQKYPNSYYKGDIFPVLEQLRGKILFLYRFTYEPVAGFENDKVGIMFGRPWKDNATFESANAKGQKFQIEDNYKAHDTHKKADLVEKNLKLAANTAHNNSNPLFLTFNTIGMGGHTPYQYAWGGLGVNPKMNPWLMKYTSYSGKRSLGIIPLDFYNNGGNDNAIENGLLINIVNSNF, via the coding sequence ATGAAAACTACAGAAAATTTAAACCAGGCAGCACTAGTTAAAAGCTGGCCAAATGAGTTTGAAATTACTTTATCTGAAGATATAGAAAACCTTCAGATAAAAATTAATGATTATCAAATTTCTAAGGGACAGCCCTGGAATAGTAATCTCATTATTAAAAAATCATCTTCAAAGCATTGGAAAATATCAGTTGAAGCAGGAAGGCATAAAACTAAAGAGGTCGCAAACTGGTTTAAAAGCAAAATAACGGGAGGTGCAGCATTGGGCTGTGACACTACTACAGCTTTACCAAATGAACTTAATTTTTCATTTTCCTGTACATTGTCCTTTGTACTAAATGGATTACCTGTTTTATTTTCTAATATTATCATTGCACAAGGAAATAATGGCAGCAATAATTGGTGGATTGGCGGTGCTAATTTACAAGAACGAAACAACGGAAATTTTCTTTTTTCAGATAATAAACGCATTAAGCTAAATATTCATTGTTTTAATGTGAATGGATTTAATTTTAAAGTTTCATTAGGAGATTGGATGCACTCCTTATCACCGGATTCAACTATTACAAACCTAAGCATTCCAGGTACACACGATACAGGAACATATCATCTTTCCTCAGCCGATTTTGGAGCGCGATGCCAAAATTATGATATATTTCAGCAGTTAGAAGATGGGATTCGTTTTTTAGATATCAGACTTAAAAACAATGACGCAAATGCATCTGACCCGCTTCAGTTATACCATTCAATATATAACTGCAAAGTAAGCTTTGGAGAAATAATGAAATCATGCATTGATTTTCTGGCCCAGCATCCATCTGAAGTTATTTTAATGTCGGTAGAAAATGAAAAGAGCGGCCAAAAGATATCAAACAACTTTATAAAATACCTTCAAAAATACCCGAATTCTTATTATAAAGGTGATATTTTTCCCGTACTGGAACAACTACGGGGCAAAATCTTATTTCTCTACCGTTTTACATATGAGCCTGTAGCTGGTTTTGAAAATGATAAGGTTGGTATAATGTTTGGCCGCCCCTGGAAAGACAATGCTACTTTTGAATCAGCTAACGCGAAAGGGCAAAAATTTCAGATAGAAGATAACTACAAAGCTCATGATACCCATAAAAAAGCAGATTTAGTCGAGAAAAATCTGAAATTGGCCGCCAATACTGCTCACAACAACTCAAATCCCCTTTTTCTTACCTTCAATACTATTGGCATGGGTGGCCACACTCCTTACCAATATGCCTGGGGAGGTTTAGGTGTTAATCCAAAAATGAATCCCTGGTTAATGAAATACACATCTTACAGCGGCAAAAGATCTTTAGGGATTATTCCTCTTGATTTTTATAATAATGGAGGAAATGATAATGCTATCGAAAACGGGCTCTTAATCAATATTGTAAATTCTAATTTTTAG